The DNA sequence ATTGGACGCCTGGTGTCTCGGCAGTCAGGTGTTGTTGCAGCTCGGATCGCTGGCGCGGTCGCGAAGATGCACGTTCACATTGGAGATCATGTGGAGGAAGGCGACTTGATGGCCGAACTCGTCTCCGCCAGCCTGGAAGTAGAAGTGCGGCGCATGGAGGCCGCGCTTCAACGCGCAGAAGCTGAACTTGCAATCCGCAAAAACGAGTCAGAGCGCCTGCGACGCCTCAGAAACTCAGCCGCCTTCCAACAAGGTCAGTATGAAGACAAGAAGCTGGAAGTGACAACATTAGAAAGTCGGGTTACCGAAGCCAAGGCCGATCTAGAAATCGCGCGCCTTAATCTCGACTATGCGAGCATTCGTGCACCCTATGCAGGAACAGTAACGCTGCGACAAACCGAGGCAGGCGCTTATGTGCCGCTTGGCGCACCGGTCGTGAGCCTCGTCAATGACCAATCGCTCGAAGCCGAAGCCGATATTCCCTCTGACCGAATGGCAGGGCTGCGTCCCGGTCGCAAGGTGACCGTGGAAATAGCCGGTGTTGAAGCACCGGCCAGCGTGCGTGCATTGGTCCCAGTCGAAAATCCCCTCACCCGGACACGGGCCGTTCGCTTTACACTCGAGGGGGACGCTGGAACCTTCTTCACCCCAAACCAGACCGCAATTGTTCACATCCCGGTAGGTGATCCACGTGATGTGGTGACGGTTCACAAGGACGCGATCGTCAACCGACAGGGCGAGACCATTGTCTTCATTGTCACAAACAACACAGCTGAAATGCGGTCTGTTCAATTGGGTGAGCCAGTAGGTGGGCGCTTCGTCGTCATAGATGGCCTCTCTGTGGGTGACAGCGTAGCAGTTCGTGGCAATGAACGGCTTCGTTCAGGCCAACCCGTCCGTGTCGACGAAGGAGCCTGAACCAGATGAATTTGATCCGCCTTTCCATCGAACGGCCCACAGCCATTCTGGCGGGCGTGATTATTCTCGTTGTTTTCGGGTTTGTAGCGCTCCGCGCCATTCCCATTCAGCTGATACCAGACGTCCGCAAACCACTTCTGACCATTTCAACAAATTGGCAAGGGGCCTCCCCAGTCGAGATCGAGCGCGAGATTGTCAATCGACAGGAAGACAATCTAAAGGGCCTTGAAGGCGTCACCCAGATGACCAGTCGTTCCCGGCCAGGCCGCGGTGAGGTCTTTCTGGAATATGCGCTGGGCACTGACATGAACCGCGCCATGCTTCTGGTCTCCAATAGGCTGGATCAGATAGGCGACTACCCGGATGAAGCGCGCGAGCCGGTTCTGCGCTCCGCAGGAAGTGAAGACAATCCCATCACCTGGATTGTACTCACGCGCCTCCCCGGCAATGAGCGACCAATGAACTCCTATGGAGATTTCGTCGAAGACGTAATTCAGGAACGCTTAGAGCGTGTCCCAGGCGTCAGTCGCTCAAACCTCTTTGGCGGCACAGAGCGCGAGCTTCAGGTCGTGATCCACCCCGACCGCCTGGCAAGATATGGCCTTACTGTCCCAGATGTGTTGCAACGCTTGCGAGCTGCCAACGCGTCCATCTCAGCAGGCGAAGTTGAGGAAGGCAAACGCGCCTACATTGTGCGGACGGAAGGCGAACTCAAGTCCGTCGACCAGGTCCGCAATGTTGTACTCCGCACCACGCAGGACGAGACCTCTGGCCGCATAGGCCGAGTCGTGGTCGGAGACATTGCAAGCGTTGAGTTCGGTTTCAAACAGCGCACCGGGCAGTTCCGCAGCCTTGGCACAGACGCCATGTCCGTCAATGCCGTGCGCGAAGCCGGCGCTAATGTCATAGAAACCATGGAAGGCATTCGAGAGGCCCTTCGAGAACTCAATGAGTATGAGCTTCCCAACGCAGGCCTTCAGGCCGTGCAGTCTTACGATGAGACTGTCTACATTGAATCCGCCATCAGCCTTGTCCAGCAGAACATCTTTGTAGGAGGAACGCTGGCGGTCATTGTCCTCATCCTGTTTCTAAGGTCCTGGCGGGCAACACTCGTCGTGGCTCTATCGATCCCTGTATCGATTGTCGGGTCTTTCGTTGCCATGGCAGCGCTTGGGCAATCCATCAATGTAATTTCACTAGCGGGAATTGCGTTTGCAGTCGGCCTGGTGGTCGATGCCGCAATCGTCGTGCTGGAAAACATATTCCGACTGAAATCGGAAGGCCATGACCGTAAAACTGCCGCCTATGAAGGTACCAAGCAGGTTTGGAGCGCCGTCCTCGTCTCGGCCACAACCACAGTCGCTGTGTTCGCTCCCATTCTTTTAATGCAGGCAGAAGTAGGACAGCTCTTCCGTGACATTGCAGTCGCAATCTCCGTGGCTGTTTCTCTGTCTCTGCTCGTTGCCGTTACCGTCATCCCAGCGCTCGCCGCCCAGCTTCTCCCACGTGATGGGGACGATGACGTCCTCTTCGCACTCCCTCGGGTCGACAACCTAGCGTCCCAATTTGTGACGAAGGTTCTCGAGGCCGTGTCCTGGATGATTGCCTCTATCAAGCGTGCTGGCAGCACTGTTGCCATCATTTGCGGCGTTGCAGCGCTCGGCACCTTTCTCTTCCTACCAAAACTTGACTATCTGCCAGACGGCAATCAGGCCTTCGTCTTTGGCTATATCAGCCCACCTCCCGGCTACAATCTGGAAACGGCGCTCCAAATCGCAGGGCGAGTAGAAGACGCCAACCGCGACAATTGGGCGCCGACCGCGCCAGCAGACCGAGACCCTGATGATCGTCCGTGGATGCGGAATTTCTTTTTCTTTGCCTCAACCAATTTTGCCTTCGTCGGTGCTTATCCTGAAAATGTAGAACGTGCAGGCGAACTCATTCCCCTGCTCAGCGAACCCGTACTTCGCGAACCAGGCACATTCGGCTTCTTCGCCCAGCGTTCGCTCTTTGGCAGAGGCGTCGGCGGCGGCCGTCAGGTAAACTTCGTGATCGCCGGCACCGACACAAATGACATTGTTGCCACTGCGCGTCGCGCGGCGGACAAAGTTGAAGCCCTTCTCCCTCGTTCAGAAGGCCACCAGATGCGGCCTCAGCCGTCACTAGAACTTGGCGCCCCCGAAGTCCGCATCACGCCCAATCGCGTCCGACTCGGCGATAACGGTCTCTCTGCTGCGGAGCTCGGGATTACCCTTGATGCCTTCAATGACGGTCTCCGTGTCGATGAAATCACCGTCGAAGGCCGTCGCATGGACCTGGCGCTCTACGGCAATTTTGAGCAAGCCGACGAAACCCAGAGCATCAACAATCTACCGGTTGTCACGCGCTCTGGCACCATCGTGCCTGCAAGCTCTCTTGCTGACATTGAAATCACGGCGGGCCCCTCGGAAATTCATCATCTTGAACGTTTTCGGGTGATCACCCTGCAGGTGCGGCCCGCATCGGAGTTACCTCTGGAAGAAGCTCTTTCAATATTGGAAGGCGTCATTGAGGATCTGGAAGCCGAGGGCATTCCGCAGACGGTCCGTATGGGTCTCGGCGGCTCTGCAGACAAGCTGGAAGAAGCCTGGGGCGAACTGCTGATGAACCTCCTGCTGGCACTCATCATTGTCTATCTGGTGATGGCTGTGCTGTTTGAGAGCTTCATCTATCCCCTGATCATCATGCTGTCTGTGCCTCTGGCGACAGCAGGCGGTGTGGCGGGCCTAGTCGTCCTCAACATTTTCACATTCCAGGCACTCGATATGCTGACCCTTTTGGGGTTTGTGATCCTGATCGGGATTGTGGTGAACAATGCAATTCTGCTCGTGCACCAATCCCTCTATGGCTTGCGCGAACAGGGCGAGAGCTTTGATGAAGCAATTTCCGGTGCCGTACGAAACCGCATCCGTCCCATATTCATGTCAACGCTCACCAGCATCTTTGGTATGGCACCACTTGTGCTCTTTCCGGGCGCAGGCTCTGAGCTCTATCGGGGGCTTGGCACCGTTGTCATCGGCGGCTTGATGCTCTCGGCGCTGCTCACACTGCTCATCATCCCACCCCTTCTCAAAATCATCCTGCCAATGTTTGAGAAAGAGACCTATCCGAGCCGAGGCAGCACCACCGCCGCCCCAGCTGAATAGATTTATCAGGCAATATCGATCACGATCTTGCCGAAGTGGGAAGCGCCGGCCATGTGCCCAAGCGCTGTGCCGAGCTCTTCAAGCCCGTAATGGGCATCGACTATCGGTTTGATATTGTTGCGCTCAATGCTGCGCACCATATCGTCAAACTGCTCTCGATTCCCAACCGTGATGCCTTTGATGGTCAGGTTCTGCGAAAAGATCGCAGCAACATTCACGTCTTTCATCAGACCGGACAGAAGGCCAATCACTGCAATATGTCCACCGACCCGCGCTGCCTGCATTGACTGCTGCAGGGTCTCCGCCCCGCCAACTTCGACTACATGGTCAACGCCGCGTCCGCCGGTGATCTTGCGCGCCTCAGCTGCCCAATTGGGCGTTGTCTTGTAGTTGATCGTGTGATCCGCCCCCAATGCCTTTGCGCGCTCTAGTTTCTCATCAGACGAAGAAGTAATGATCACTTCTGCACCTGCCGCCTTCGCAAATTGCAGCCCGAAAATCGAGACCCCACCGGTGCCTTGAAGAAGCACGGTGTTGCCCGCTTTAATCTGTCCTTCCGAAACCAATGCGCGCCACGCCGTGAGCCCGGCACAGGGCAGGCAAGCCGCTTCGGCATCACTCAGCATATCGGGAAGCTTCGACACCCCTTCTTCCGAGAGGCAGATATATTCCTCGGCGCAGCCATTGATGGGACCGCCGACGGATCCACTGAGCGCTGTTGGTGTGGGCTCCCCAGCGATCCATCCCTGGAAAAAGAGCGGCGATACCCGGTCCCCAACCGCAACGCGCGATACGCCAGCCCCAACCGCTTCAATGACGCCGGCTCCATCAGAGAGCGGCACCAAGGGCAGCGGGTAATTCCCACCAAAGCCAGAGACAATGGCGAGATCACGGTAATTGAGGCAGGCATTGTTGAGCTTCACCAAAACCTGACCCGGACCGGGCTCTGGTTTCTCAAGATCCGCTGCCTTTAGATTCTCCAGGCCAAAAGCCCCCTCCACCTGCATCGCACGCATCGCAATCTCCCTTGATCAAATTTTGTGGTTTCAATGTCTGTTGGGAGTAACATCTGCACCAGACCAGCCTTCTGTCAATGGAAGGACCCGCGCAAAAGAGACAAGGCGTGGCGGTGTCGAAAGATGACGGAGGGGAAGCCATGGATCGCACCGAGTACAAAAAAGAGATGGATGCGCGCCAGGAACAACTCAATCTCGTTCAGCAGGCGATGATCCGACAGAATGAGCGAGGCATCATCGTATTCGAAGGTTGGGACGCGGCAGGCAAAGGCAGTACCATCCGACGCATTGCCTGGTGTGTTGACCCCCGTCCCTTACATGTTTGGTCCATCGCGGCGCCATCGGAGGCAGAAATAAACGGTCATTGGCTAAAACGCTTTTGGACACGCATTCCCTCCCGCGGAGAGATCGGTGTCTTTGATCGATCCTGGTATGGCCGTGTGTTGGTGGAACGGGTCGAAGGGTTTGCCAGCAAAGACGAATGGAAACGCGCCTATCGCGAGATTAACGAGTTTGAATGGTCACTCGCGGAGGAAGGCTACAAAATTGTCAAACTCTTCCTCGACATCACACCCGAGACGCAACTTGAGCGTTTGCGTGCCCGGCTTGAGACCCCCACCAAACGCTGGAAGCTCACCGAAGACGATATTCGCAATCGGTCTAGATGGAGCGATTATGAAAAAGCCTACGATGAAATGCTGAACACGTGCTCCCCAGCACATGCGCCGTGGCACAAGATTGATGCCAACTCGAAAAAACGCGCGCGCCTGGAGTGTTTTGACCGCATTCTCGAATGCTTCTCAAACGGTCTCAATGTCGAACCACCAGACGTAAGCCCTATGGTTCGGTCTTACCTCAAAGATGTCCAGTAGCAGAAAAAGTAGCCAACAAATAGCTACCCAGTGACCGGGTGCGGCAAACGACGTGCGGTTGCTGCTCGAGCGAGCTCTTCCCAGATTTGGGTTTCTAGTTTCCGCGCAGGCGCCCCCTCCATTCTCTCTGCGTGAGCCTGCAGCTCGATCAAAAGTGTAGACAATGCATCATTTGCCTCATCCAGCTCGCTGATCTTGACGCTCGGGTCACTTGAGGACGCTGCCCCCTCAACTCGGGTGCGCAAATCTCCCTTAGGCAGCAC is a window from the Rhodobiaceae bacterium genome containing:
- the bepE gene encoding efflux pump membrane transporter BepE → MNLIRLSIERPTAILAGVIILVVFGFVALRAIPIQLIPDVRKPLLTISTNWQGASPVEIEREIVNRQEDNLKGLEGVTQMTSRSRPGRGEVFLEYALGTDMNRAMLLVSNRLDQIGDYPDEAREPVLRSAGSEDNPITWIVLTRLPGNERPMNSYGDFVEDVIQERLERVPGVSRSNLFGGTERELQVVIHPDRLARYGLTVPDVLQRLRAANASISAGEVEEGKRAYIVRTEGELKSVDQVRNVVLRTTQDETSGRIGRVVVGDIASVEFGFKQRTGQFRSLGTDAMSVNAVREAGANVIETMEGIREALRELNEYELPNAGLQAVQSYDETVYIESAISLVQQNIFVGGTLAVIVLILFLRSWRATLVVALSIPVSIVGSFVAMAALGQSINVISLAGIAFAVGLVVDAAIVVLENIFRLKSEGHDRKTAAYEGTKQVWSAVLVSATTTVAVFAPILLMQAEVGQLFRDIAVAISVAVSLSLLVAVTVIPALAAQLLPRDGDDDVLFALPRVDNLASQFVTKVLEAVSWMIASIKRAGSTVAIICGVAALGTFLFLPKLDYLPDGNQAFVFGYISPPPGYNLETALQIAGRVEDANRDNWAPTAPADRDPDDRPWMRNFFFFASTNFAFVGAYPENVERAGELIPLLSEPVLREPGTFGFFAQRSLFGRGVGGGRQVNFVIAGTDTNDIVATARRAADKVEALLPRSEGHQMRPQPSLELGAPEVRITPNRVRLGDNGLSAAELGITLDAFNDGLRVDEITVEGRRMDLALYGNFEQADETQSINNLPVVTRSGTIVPASSLADIEITAGPSEIHHLERFRVITLQVRPASELPLEEALSILEGVIEDLEAEGIPQTVRMGLGGSADKLEEAWGELLMNLLLALIIVYLVMAVLFESFIYPLIIMLSVPLATAGGVAGLVVLNIFTFQALDMLTLLGFVILIGIVVNNAILLVHQSLYGLREQGESFDEAISGAVRNRIRPIFMSTLTSIFGMAPLVLFPGAGSELYRGLGTVVIGGLMLSALLTLLIIPPLLKIILPMFEKETYPSRGSTTAAPAE
- the adhT gene encoding alcohol dehydrogenase — protein: MRAMQVEGAFGLENLKAADLEKPEPGPGQVLVKLNNACLNYRDLAIVSGFGGNYPLPLVPLSDGAGVIEAVGAGVSRVAVGDRVSPLFFQGWIAGEPTPTALSGSVGGPINGCAEEYICLSEEGVSKLPDMLSDAEAACLPCAGLTAWRALVSEGQIKAGNTVLLQGTGGVSIFGLQFAKAAGAEVIITSSSDEKLERAKALGADHTINYKTTPNWAAEARKITGGRGVDHVVEVGGAETLQQSMQAARVGGHIAVIGLLSGLMKDVNVAAIFSQNLTIKGITVGNREQFDDMVRSIERNNIKPIVDAHYGLEELGTALGHMAGASHFGKIVIDIA
- the tmk gene encoding thymidylate kinase, giving the protein MDRTEYKKEMDARQEQLNLVQQAMIRQNERGIIVFEGWDAAGKGSTIRRIAWCVDPRPLHVWSIAAPSEAEINGHWLKRFWTRIPSRGEIGVFDRSWYGRVLVERVEGFASKDEWKRAYREINEFEWSLAEEGYKIVKLFLDITPETQLERLRARLETPTKRWKLTEDDIRNRSRWSDYEKAYDEMLNTCSPAHAPWHKIDANSKKRARLECFDRILECFSNGLNVEPPDVSPMVRSYLKDVQ
- the bepF gene encoding efflux pump periplasmic linker BepF gives rise to the protein MKLRVTSTTAALLAVVLLTLPKSALAENEPGGRPASLVQVDAVINEPFGQTAPVIGRLVSRQSGVVAARIAGAVAKMHVHIGDHVEEGDLMAELVSASLEVEVRRMEAALQRAEAELAIRKNESERLRRLRNSAAFQQGQYEDKKLEVTTLESRVTEAKADLEIARLNLDYASIRAPYAGTVTLRQTEAGAYVPLGAPVVSLVNDQSLEAEADIPSDRMAGLRPGRKVTVEIAGVEAPASVRALVPVENPLTRTRAVRFTLEGDAGTFFTPNQTAIVHIPVGDPRDVVTVHKDAIVNRQGETIVFIVTNNTAEMRSVQLGEPVGGRFVVIDGLSVGDSVAVRGNERLRSGQPVRVDEGA